A stretch of DNA from Salvelinus sp. IW2-2015 linkage group LG20, ASM291031v2, whole genome shotgun sequence:
cttttgacaggtactgtgtatatattttattttcatgatagTCTTCATCCATAACTGTCAGTTACACGATTatatcacagatagaacaatgagKcagatatttcaccggatgtataaatgtgactCATCCGGTTGGTGTTTCTGTTCACTaacaaatatggtgatgagaggaagcccagtgggagGAGATGGAATGAGATGGATTTTTGCGGAGATTCTGTAAATTTTCTCATTGATGAAACAATtatctccatacagttttctgtttccaaatcTAGAATCTGTAACAGAGTGGTCTAGCCTTTGCCAAAGTCTTCAAAAAATgtagttgtttagaaggagtgcaagggcgaattaagttattgcacacgcacacttcacagagtaggtgtTRCCTAAcggaaatatgaaaataaatgctagaacgtgccaataggatctcactgtGCTTTGGCCAcatgagtataggatgagtcaataACATTATTTGGATGAGTTAACAGactattaacttttaaaagtaagattttcactggacagttactttttAAGAAATAACCAATGATCACTTAGAACAGGAATGGGCAACTTTGTTGGGGGTGGGGACcacaaatctgaactcatcatgagggccCACAGTTTTAAATAAGTTTGCTTCAATTCtacagttgcccatccctgacttaGAATAACCACCGTAGTTGTGTCTCTGAAGTGCTAACAATATCATCATGAGCTGACAATGTTGTCTATTACCCTGGCTCCAGGTGAAGGTGATGGTAGACAATGAGCTGCTAGGCTATGCCTGTGAACAGTTCCTGGGGAAATCTGTGATCGAGATAAAGAGTGTCATTCTGCAGACCCTGGAGGGTCATCTACGCTCTATCCTCGGTAGGGACCTTCTGACAGAGACACAGGCTGCTGTTCAGTACTTTTTTGTCTCTGATGACTTTATTACTATTAGGTCATGCTATAGAACTTAAAACAATTTTTTCAAGTTCTCTGTAAATAAAATGCCATATGCTATAATGCCATATAATGTTCTACCCAGACTTTGAAGTCTCTCTGATATAGGATACTAACAATTTAACAATGTTTAACAGATATTAAAAAATCTCCAATTCAGATGAATCCATATCAGAGTATCTGTGGTTCGTGACCCACCCAGATACTGACCCCAAGTCTGTGTTCCAGGTACTCTGACGGTAGAGCAGATCTACCAGGACAGAGACAGGTTTGCTGCTCTTGTGCGGGAGGTGGCAGCGCCTGATGTGGGCCGCATGGGCATCGAGATACTCAGCTTCACCATCAAGGTAATAGACAGGGGCACAGTCAGGTCCTATTTGGGCACAGGTCTGGCCTTTTGAAATGTAAATACACTTAGTGCAGCTTTATACACACTTGTAGTTCTATATACACTCATTACAGCTATACACTCTTATAGTGACACCACTAGCCACACAATGATCGAGTGCCTCTGTGTTTTGTGCCTGTCAGGATGTGTATGATAAAGTGGAGTACCTGAGTTCCCTGGGGAAGAGTCAGACGGCCGCAGTACAGAGAGATGCCGATATTGGAGTGgccgaggcagagagagacgcgGGAATCAGGGTAAGAAATTCGATTCCCTTAATGCGTTGCAGGACATTGCAGCATTTACTCTGAATGttccctgtcctcctcttctcaccaTGTTGTCTCTGCCCTCTACAGGAAGCAGATTGTAAGAAAGAGATGATGGACGTCAAGTtccaagcagacaccaagatggcCGATTCGAAACGAGGGCTGGAGATGCAGAAGGCTGCTTTCAATCAAGAAGTCAACACGAAGGTATCAGACATGGTCATCATTGCTCTAGATTAGGTTCACCATTAGCAGTTAATCGATGACGTCAAATCTAGGCCTAATGTGAAAGCCCCTTATTAGAGATTCACCctggtcatattcattagtgcacaccaaaGCAAAAACTTTTACAATGGATAAAGGACTACCTACACAAGTTCAGGTATTCCCTTTTCGTTTCAGCCCGTTTAATTCCATTTAATTCTTGGTGAATATGACCCATGCCTCTTCTCCCCCCAGAAAGCAGAAGCCCAGCTGGCCTACGAGCTGCAGGCTGCCAAGGAGCAGCAGAAGATCCGTTTGGAGGAGATAGAGATTGAGGTGGTTCAGAGGAAGAAGCAGATCACCATCGAGGAGAAGGAGATTGACCGCACAGAAAAGGAGCTCATCGCCACGGTCAAGAGGCCGGCCGAGGCTGAGGCCTACAAGATGCAGCAGCTGGCCGAYGGACAGAAGTGAGTGACCAACCACTGAGTGCATGGAAAATAAGGGCAATGTGTATGCTTGTTGGAATTCTGGATGCAAAACAAGTTGTCATACTATAGGATGTGAGTGAACCACCACTGAGCCTAGAGTGTCTGCCTTTCAAGTCAATGTATGCAGCATACTGGGTGTAAGTTACACTCAggcacaggtctaggatcagcttagcCTCTTCAGAATCCTACCCAAAATTCAAAAACCGATCAGTGTCTAGGGCAACTTCATCTCACACTTACAGTAGTAGCTACTTGTATGCTTTGGGTGTGTAGAAGCTTGTCATACTGTAGTTTAATGCAATCCAGTCTGCAATCCAATGATGTTATTAGAGTTTAACCCTTCGTGCCCTCCTGCCAACCCCTGAACAGGATGAAGAAGGTGCTGATGGCCCAGGCAGAGGCAGAGAAGATCCGTCGTATCGGTGAGGCAGAGGCCGGTTCCATAGAGGCTATAGGGAAGGCTGAGGCTGAGAAGATGAGGCTGAAGGCTGAGGCCTACCAGCATTATGGAGATGCTGCAAAGACTGCTCTGGTCTTAGAGGCCCTGCCTAAGGTCAGTGTCTCACGACACGGGCATTTAACGTTGTGT
This window harbors:
- the LOC111981736 gene encoding flotillin-2a isoform X4, producing the protein MTLQPKCEDVETAEGVAITVTGVAQVKVMVDNELLGYACEQFLGKSVIEIKSVILQTLEGHLRSILGTLTVEQIYQDRDRFAALVREVAAPDVGRMGIEILSFTIKDVYDKVEYLSSLGKSQTAAVQRDADIGVAEAERDAGIREADCKKEMMDVKFQADTKMADSKRGLEMQKAAFNQEVNTKKAEAQLAYELQAAKEQQKIRLEEIEIEVVQRKKQITIEEKEIDRTEKELIATVKRPAEAEAYKMQQLADGQKMKKVLMAQAEAEKIRRIGEAEAGSIEAIGKAEAEKMRLKAEAYQHYGDAAKTALVLEALPKIAAKVAAPLARTNEIVILSGDGGRVTGEVNRLLAELPVSVNALTGVDLMKIPLLQKMINPQA
- the LOC111981736 gene encoding flotillin-2a isoform X2; protein product: MGNCHTVGPNEALVVSGGCCGSDGKTYVVGGWSWAWWLITDIQRMSLEIMTILCRCENIETLEGVPLDVTGVAQVKVMVDNELLGYACEQFLGKSVIEIKSVILQTLEGHLRSILGTLTVEQIYQDRDRFAALVREVAAPDVGRMGIEILSFTIKDVYDKVEYLSSLGKSQTAAVQRDADIGVAEAERDAGIREADCKKEMMDVKFQADTKMADSKRGLEMQKAAFNQEVNTKKAEAQLAYELQAAKEQQKIRLEEIEIEVVQRKKQITIEEKEIDRTEKELIATVKRPAEAEAYKMQQLADGQKMKKVLMAQAEAEKIRRIGEAEAGSIEAIGKAEAEKMRLKAEAYQHYGDAAKTALVLEALPKIAAKVAAPLARTNEIVILSGDGGRVTGEVNRLLAELPVSVNALTGVDLMKIPLLQKMINPQA
- the LOC111981736 gene encoding flotillin-2a isoform X1; translation: MGNCHTVGPNEALVVSGGCCGSDGKTYVVGGWSWAWWLITDIQRITLEIMTLQPKCEDVETAEGVAITVTGVAQVKVMVDNELLGYACEQFLGKSVIEIKSVILQTLEGHLRSILGTLTVEQIYQDRDRFAALVREVAAPDVGRMGIEILSFTIKDVYDKVEYLSSLGKSQTAAVQRDADIGVAEAERDAGIREADCKKEMMDVKFQADTKMADSKRGLEMQKAAFNQEVNTKKAEAQLAYELQAAKEQQKIRLEEIEIEVVQRKKQITIEEKEIDRTEKELIATVKRPAEAEAYKMQQLADGQKMKKVLMAQAEAEKIRRIGEAEAGSIEAIGKAEAEKMRLKAEAYQHYGDAAKTALVLEALPKIAAKVAAPLARTNEIVILSGDGGRVTGEVNRLLAELPVSVNALTGVDLMKIPLLQKMINPQA
- the LOC111981736 gene encoding flotillin-2a isoform X3, with the protein product MCSSGQEMGGCCGSDGKTYVVGGWSWAWWLITDIQRITLEIMTLQPKCEDVETAEGVAITVTGVAQVKVMVDNELLGYACEQFLGKSVIEIKSVILQTLEGHLRSILGTLTVEQIYQDRDRFAALVREVAAPDVGRMGIEILSFTIKDVYDKVEYLSSLGKSQTAAVQRDADIGVAEAERDAGIREADCKKEMMDVKFQADTKMADSKRGLEMQKAAFNQEVNTKKAEAQLAYELQAAKEQQKIRLEEIEIEVVQRKKQITIEEKEIDRTEKELIATVKRPAEAEAYKMQQLADGQKMKKVLMAQAEAEKIRRIGEAEAGSIEAIGKAEAEKMRLKAEAYQHYGDAAKTALVLEALPKIAAKVAAPLARTNEIVILSGDGGRVTGEVNRLLAELPVSVNALTGVDLMKIPLLQKMINPQA